The following coding sequences lie in one Kribbella sp. NBC_00709 genomic window:
- the manA gene encoding mannose-6-phosphate isomerase, class I: MVVPLQNTIRDYAWGSPTAIPELLGVAPDGNPQAEMWMGAHESAPSVLPNGDTLYDVVSADPAAVLGAETAERFEGRFPFLAKLLAAAQPLSIQAHPSRDQAIDGYERDEAAGIPRDAGDRNYKDAWPKPEILIALEPFDALVGFRPLERTVALLEALAPTGFGELTDRLRDGKLREAFTDFMSSDRDAIRPLVGALGEAVAQYVGDAFALERETLSKLCADFPDDPGVLAALLLNRVRLERFDAVYLPAGNVHAYLRGLGFEVMANSDNVLRGGLTSKHVDVPELVSVVDFEPLDNPVLTADDDGVYETGCPYFAVRRVDLNGAEQPVDGVGPRIICCVDGTVDAAGKESVVTLSAGQSAFASGPEGPCILRGSGTAFVVSAR; the protein is encoded by the coding sequence GTGGTAGTCCCGCTGCAGAACACCATCCGCGACTACGCGTGGGGATCGCCCACCGCGATCCCCGAGCTGCTCGGGGTGGCGCCGGACGGCAACCCTCAGGCCGAGATGTGGATGGGTGCGCACGAGTCCGCGCCGTCCGTCCTGCCGAACGGCGACACGCTCTACGACGTTGTGTCCGCCGACCCGGCCGCGGTGCTGGGCGCGGAGACGGCCGAGCGGTTCGAGGGACGTTTCCCGTTCCTGGCCAAGCTGCTGGCGGCCGCGCAGCCGTTGTCGATCCAGGCGCATCCCTCCCGGGATCAGGCGATCGACGGGTACGAGCGGGACGAGGCGGCCGGGATTCCGCGGGACGCCGGCGACCGGAACTACAAGGACGCCTGGCCGAAGCCGGAGATCCTGATCGCGCTCGAGCCGTTCGACGCGCTGGTGGGCTTCCGCCCGCTGGAGCGTACGGTCGCGCTGCTCGAGGCGCTGGCGCCGACAGGATTCGGCGAGCTCACCGATCGGTTGCGGGACGGGAAGCTCCGCGAGGCGTTCACCGACTTCATGAGCTCCGACCGGGACGCGATCCGTCCACTGGTCGGTGCGCTCGGCGAGGCCGTGGCGCAGTACGTCGGGGACGCGTTCGCGCTGGAGCGGGAGACGCTCTCGAAGCTGTGCGCGGACTTCCCGGACGATCCCGGCGTACTCGCGGCCCTGCTGCTGAACCGGGTTCGCCTGGAGCGGTTCGACGCGGTGTACCTGCCGGCGGGGAACGTGCACGCGTACCTGCGCGGCCTCGGCTTCGAGGTGATGGCGAACTCCGACAACGTGCTGCGCGGTGGGCTGACGAGCAAGCACGTCGACGTGCCCGAGCTGGTCTCCGTGGTCGATTTCGAGCCGCTGGACAACCCGGTGCTGACTGCTGATGACGACGGTGTCTACGAGACCGGCTGTCCGTACTTCGCCGTCCGGCGCGTGGACCTGAACGGTGCCGAACAGCCGGTCGACGGGGTCGGGCCGCGGATCATCTGCTGTGTCGACGGCACGGTCGATGCTGCCGGCAAAGAATCTGTTGTGACGTTGTCCGCGGGGCAGTCCGCGTTCGCCTCGGGACCCGAAGGACCCTGTATCTTGCGTGGTTCCGGCACGGCGTTCGTCGTGTCCGCGCGCTGA
- a CDS encoding SIS domain-containing protein, protein MSVFDDTRLDDPAVLLAADHLLRRLAMAGARVRAELEASEDVLSKVTSDGFRPRAVVAAGRDARLVRAVLEPVCPVPFLAWPGPGLPGWAGPLDLVVVLGAANEDPDAVSAAGEAVRRGCGLMVAAPEDSPVAIASAGLRHAIRLPSQSDDQLASAVAVLQALHQLELGPEVDHKSVASLLDDVAIECSPNNDVSNNPAKDLALILADALPLVWGGSVLAARAARRVVEALRLASGRPALAADAGHLLPVLNQPPRDLFADPFDKPEELRPALVILDDGVEDAGVAEQHRKLEAKAQAHDVRVFTVTQANGTDIARYAALTQHGRYAAAYLGIGLGRYGKASDTDPVEPGIPSEDPAW, encoded by the coding sequence ATGAGCGTCTTCGACGACACCCGGCTGGACGACCCGGCCGTACTGCTGGCGGCCGACCACCTGCTGCGCCGTCTGGCGATGGCCGGCGCCAGGGTCCGGGCCGAGCTGGAAGCATCCGAGGACGTGCTGTCCAAGGTGACGTCGGACGGCTTCCGTCCACGCGCCGTGGTGGCCGCGGGCCGTGACGCCCGGCTGGTCCGGGCCGTGCTGGAGCCGGTCTGCCCGGTTCCGTTCCTCGCCTGGCCCGGTCCGGGGCTGCCGGGGTGGGCGGGTCCGCTCGACCTCGTCGTCGTGCTGGGCGCAGCCAACGAGGACCCGGACGCGGTGTCGGCGGCAGGCGAAGCGGTGCGCCGGGGTTGCGGGCTGATGGTCGCCGCGCCGGAGGACTCGCCGGTGGCGATCGCCTCGGCCGGACTCCGGCACGCGATCCGGCTGCCGTCCCAGTCCGACGACCAGCTGGCGTCGGCCGTCGCCGTGCTGCAGGCGCTGCACCAGCTGGAGCTCGGCCCCGAGGTGGACCACAAGTCGGTCGCGTCGTTGCTGGACGACGTCGCGATCGAGTGCTCGCCGAACAACGACGTCTCGAACAACCCGGCCAAGGACCTCGCGCTGATCCTGGCGGACGCGTTGCCCCTGGTCTGGGGCGGCTCTGTCCTCGCCGCCCGTGCGGCTCGTCGCGTGGTCGAGGCGCTCCGGCTGGCGAGCGGCCGGCCCGCGCTGGCCGCGGACGCCGGCCACCTGCTGCCGGTGCTCAACCAGCCGCCGCGGGACCTGTTCGCGGACCCGTTCGACAAGCCCGAGGAGCTCCGCCCGGCGCTGGTCATCCTGGACGACGGTGTGGAGGACGCAGGCGTCGCCGAGCAGCACCGCAAGCTCGAGGCGAAGGCACAGGCGCACGACGTCCGTGTGTTCACGGTGACGCAGGCGAACGGTACGGACATCGCCCGGTACGCCGCTCTGACCCAGCACGGCCGATACGCCGCGGCGTACCTCGGGATCGGCCTCGGCCGGTACGGGAAGGCGAGCGACACCGACCCGGTCGAGCCAGGGATCCCCTCGGAGGACCCGGCGTGGTAG